The DNA segment TCCGGAACGGTTACATCAATACTGCCGAAAATGGCAATAACATCGGCCAGAAAATGTCCTGGACAGATCTTGGTCAGAACAAACAGATTGGAAAAGGAGGGGGCCCGCACCTTAATCCGGTAAGGGATGCGCGATCCGTCGCTGACGATATAAAACCCCACGGCCCCCCGGGCACTCTCAAAAGCACAGTAACAATCGCCTTCCGGCGGGGTGACAAAGCGCGGGACCTTGGATCGAACCGGTCCCGGGGGCAGGTGGTCCAGGGCCTGTTCAATAATGTTCAAGCTTTGTTCCAATTCGGCCATGCGGACCTGGTAACGGGCCAGACAATCGCCTTCTTTCCGGGTGGGAATCTCAAACTTGAACTCCGGATAGGCCGAGTAGGGCTCATTCTTGCGGACGTCATAGTTAACCCCCGAACCCCGTAAGGTCGGACCGGTGACCCCGTATTCCAGGGCCACGTCTTTGGTGATGACGCCCACGTCCTTGGCCCGCTTGATAAAAATGATATTTTGATTGATCAGATTTTCGTAATCCCAGAAACGACCCCGCAACCGGTCGATAAAACGACGGGTCCCGTCATAAAATTCCTTGGTGATATCGTTGCGGACCCCGCCGAAGCGGCCGTAGCTATAGGTCAGCCGGGAACCGGAGATCATTTCCAAAAGGTCCAGGATCTGTTCCCGGTCATCCCAGCCGTACAGGAAGGGAGTGATGGCCCCCAGTCCCATGGCAAAGTCCATGGCCCCGATAAAATGGCTGGCAATGCGGTTCAGCTCCGAGGTGATGACCCGGATATATTCGGCCCTCCTGGGCACCTCGATCCCGCAAAGCTTTTCCACGGCCATGCAATAGCCGTGGTTAAAGATCATGCCGGAAAGATAATCCATCCGAGCCGGATTAGGCATGAACTGTTCATAAATCCGGTTTTCGGCCATTTTTTCATGACCCCGGTGGGAGTAGCCGATCAACGGCTCGATTTTAATCACTACCTCGCCGTCCAGGGTCACCAGCAGGTGCATGACCCCATGGGTACTGGGGTGCTGGGGGCCCAGGTTGAGCTGATAGACCCGTTCGGTGATTGAACTGTCGTCTATGGTTTTTACGTTCAGCATAGGATGTCGTCTATATCCGTGGTGAATTTTGTTTTGCCGAAATTCTTAAGTAAAGGGAAATAATCCGCCTCGTCGGGGTTGATGATCCTTTTCAGGTCCGGGTGCTCCTGGAAGCGGATACCGAAAAAGTCATAGACCTCCCGTTCCAGCCAGATGGCCTCGGGATAGACCGAGGAGATGGAAAAGGGAGAGACCTCTTTGGACGTCCGGATACGGATCATTACCCGGAAAAGATCCTGATAATAGGTGGAGTAGAAATAAACCAATTCAAAATGATCGATAAAATCTACGGCGGTCAGCGTCTCTAAATAAAAACGTTT comes from the Deltaproteobacteria bacterium genome and includes:
- a CDS encoding NADH-quinone oxidoreductase subunit D; its protein translation is MLNVKTIDDSSITERVYQLNLGPQHPSTHGVMHLLVTLDGEVVIKIEPLIGYSHRGHEKMAENRIYEQFMPNPARMDYLSGMIFNHGYCMAVEKLCGIEVPRRAEYIRVITSELNRIASHFIGAMDFAMGLGAITPFLYGWDDREQILDLLEMISGSRLTYSYGRFGGVRNDITKEFYDGTRRFIDRLRGRFWDYENLINQNIIFIKRAKDVGVITKDVALEYGVTGPTLRGSGVNYDVRKNEPYSAYPEFKFEIPTRKEGDCLARYQVRMAELEQSLNIIEQALDHLPPGPVRSKVPRFVTPPEGDCYCAFESARGAVGFYIVSDGSRIPYRIKVRAPSFSNLFVLTKICPGHFLADVIAIFGSIDVTVPEIDR
- a CDS encoding NADH-quinone oxidoreductase subunit C, translating into MPTAGQKKLLVELKNSLAQAVPEGQVSAGDYTKTGYHLEVRLDQGGMRRVAKAMLEKRFYLETLTAVDFIDHFELVYFYSTYYQDLFRVMIRIRTSKEVSPFSISSVYPEAIWLEREVYDFFGIRFQEHPDLKRIINPDEADYFPLLKNFGKTKFTTDIDDILC